A genomic region of Candidatus Binatia bacterium contains the following coding sequences:
- a CDS encoding MerR family transcriptional regulator, with protein sequence MENHDSSKLLKVGDMARRTGKSVRALRLYEELGLLAPTARSHGGFRLYDESALTRIRWIELLQESGFTLHQIQDLLKAWQATHYGPDAMKVVRATFEKRLAETRAALERFAALEKELEGSLQYLNTCETCRPPRTTQEDCPQCPEDHGMQEPPALVAGFQVGARPGISLRVLTTESA encoded by the coding sequence ATGGAAAACCACGACTCGTCCAAGCTGCTCAAAGTTGGAGACATGGCGCGGCGCACGGGGAAGTCGGTCCGGGCGCTGCGGCTGTACGAAGAGCTGGGCCTTCTGGCTCCTACCGCCCGTTCGCACGGCGGCTTTCGGCTCTACGACGAGAGCGCGCTCACGCGCATCCGGTGGATCGAGCTGCTTCAGGAAAGCGGATTCACGCTTCATCAGATTCAAGATCTTCTGAAAGCTTGGCAAGCCACCCATTACGGTCCCGACGCGATGAAAGTGGTGCGCGCGACCTTCGAGAAGCGGCTCGCGGAAACGCGGGCCGCGCTCGAGCGCTTCGCGGCGCTCGAAAAGGAGCTGGAGGGGTCGCTCCAGTACCTGAACACCTGCGAGACGTGCCGCCCGCCGCGGACGACGCAGGAGGATTGCCCGCAGTGCCCCGAGGACCACGGCATGCAGGAGCCGCCGGCCCTGGTGGCCGGGTTTCAGGTCGGGGCGCGTCCCGGGATCTCCCTGCGGGTGCTGAC